The following nucleotide sequence is from Desulfovibrio aminophilus DSM 12254.
GTTCTGGACGCGGACGCGGCCTTCGCCGCCGACCTCCGGCCCGGGCTGCCCCTGCTGCTGCGCGGCGGACCGGCGCGCTGAGTCCCAGCGGCCCCCGCTTTACGCCGCGGCGCGCAGGGTCTACAGTGCCCGCCATGCGCGTGATCGTGAACGTGGACGACCTGGGGCTGCACCCGGCGGTGCGGCGGGCCGTGGAGGATCTCGGCCGGATCGGCATCGTCACCTCCTCCACCCTGCTGGTCAACGGACCGGACGCCGAACAAGCGGCGAAGACCACCGGCGTGGGCCTGGGCGTCCACCTGAACATCCTGCGCGGACGGCCGACCCTCCCGCCGGGCGAGGTGGACAGTCTGGTGGGCCCGGACGGGCTCTTCCTGGGCGACTACACGGCCCTTTTCAAGCGCTACCTCACCGGCCGCATCGACCACGGCCAGGTGGAACGCGAGTGGACCGCCCAGGTGGAGCGGGCCAGGGAACTGGGCGTCAGCCCCACGCATTTCGACTCCGAGAAGCACATCCACGCCTGGCCCACGCTCATGGCCGTGGCCGCCAGGGTGGCCGGGAAATTCGGCGTGGGCTGGCTGCGACGGCCCGTGGAGTGCCAGAAGCTGGCCCGGATGGACGCGGGCGGGCTGCGGACCAAGTTCCTGGGCGTCTGCTCCCTGTTCCAGAAGCGCCCGGCGCGGGTGCGCTGGCCCGACCTGGCCTTCGGCATCGCGGACCAGGGCCGCTTTCTCCTGCCCGAACGCTTCCGGGCCTACGCCGCCCGCGCACCCAAGGCCCGGGTGGTGGAGATCGTCTGCCACCCCGGCAAGCCCCTGCCCGGCGACCCGGACATCCCGGCCGAGTATGGCAAACTGCGCGTGGCCGCCCAGTGGGAGGCCGAGTACAAGGCCCTTTCCGACCCGGAATGGCTCCGCGTCCTGGGCGAGATGGGGGCCAAGCTTGTGCACTACGGCCAGATGCCGTAAGGAATCGCCATGCCCGAACGCGCCATCGAACTCTCCGTGGTCACGCCCATGCACAACGAGGAGCTCTGCATCCGCGAGTTCCACCGCCGGGTCACGTCCGTGCTCTCCGAATTCGGCATCGAGTACGAGATCGTCATCGTCAACGACGGCTCCACCGACTCCACCGGCGCGATCATCCGCGAACTGGCCGACGCCGACCCCCGGCTCACGGGCGTGTTCCTGGCCCGCAACCGGGGCCAATGCACCGCCATCTACGCGGGCATGCAGCACTC
It contains:
- a CDS encoding ChbG/HpnK family deacetylase, giving the protein MRVIVNVDDLGLHPAVRRAVEDLGRIGIVTSSTLLVNGPDAEQAAKTTGVGLGVHLNILRGRPTLPPGEVDSLVGPDGLFLGDYTALFKRYLTGRIDHGQVEREWTAQVERARELGVSPTHFDSEKHIHAWPTLMAVAARVAGKFGVGWLRRPVECQKLARMDAGGLRTKFLGVCSLFQKRPARVRWPDLAFGIADQGRFLLPERFRAYAARAPKARVVEIVCHPGKPLPGDPDIPAEYGKLRVAAQWEAEYKALSDPEWLRVLGEMGAKLVHYGQMP